One genomic segment of Desulfocapsa sulfexigens DSM 10523 includes these proteins:
- a CDS encoding ACP S-malonyltransferase, whose protein sequence is MKIAVLFPGQGSQFLGMGREFIDSDSDCRAIMEMAASVCDFPLESLIQEGPMEELTRAVHLQPAITVTNLICYQALKKAWGDKFSATCFAGHSLGEYSALCAAGVLSVEDTIRLVIKRGALMEREGQLNPGGMRAVIGKNIDEIEAIIADCSDAGIVTAANHNTELQVVISGSIPGLDAVSAVATEDGARVIPLAVSVANHSPLVANAVPDFADFMDGVEFKVPATPVYFNVSAGGERDTVKIKKMMASQIASRVRWFETITTMINEGVDTFIEVGPKTVLKGMMRKIAPQGYKYQALQFDTPEGLAKCMDKLA, encoded by the coding sequence ATGAAAATAGCAGTACTCTTTCCCGGTCAGGGATCACAGTTTTTAGGAATGGGACGTGAGTTTATTGATTCAGACAGTGATTGTCGAGCCATTATGGAAATGGCGGCATCCGTCTGTGATTTTCCGTTGGAGAGCCTCATTCAGGAGGGCCCCATGGAGGAACTTACCAGGGCAGTCCATCTACAGCCAGCCATCACCGTTACAAACCTGATCTGCTATCAGGCTCTGAAAAAGGCGTGGGGAGACAAGTTTTCAGCTACCTGTTTTGCCGGACACAGCCTGGGTGAATACTCGGCCCTTTGTGCTGCAGGTGTTCTTTCTGTTGAAGATACCATACGACTGGTTATTAAACGTGGTGCTCTGATGGAACGTGAAGGGCAATTAAATCCCGGTGGTATGCGAGCAGTCATTGGGAAAAATATTGATGAAATCGAGGCAATCATCGCAGATTGCAGTGATGCCGGTATCGTCACTGCAGCAAATCATAATACGGAGCTGCAGGTTGTGATTTCCGGCTCTATTCCTGGTCTTGATGCCGTCTCAGCAGTTGCAACGGAGGATGGTGCCAGGGTTATTCCTCTTGCTGTAAGTGTAGCCAATCACAGTCCCCTGGTTGCCAATGCCGTTCCTGATTTTGCAGATTTTATGGATGGAGTTGAATTTAAGGTACCTGCAACTCCCGTTTATTTTAATGTCTCAGCAGGTGGTGAGCGGGATACCGTGAAGATAAAGAAGATGATGGCCAGCCAGATAGCATCACGTGTCCGCTGGTTTGAAACAATTACCACCATGATTAATGAAGGTGTGGATACCTTTATTGAAGTTGGCCCTAAAACCGTGCTGAAGGGGATGATGCGGAAGATTGCTCCTCAAGGATACAAATACCAGGCCTTGCAGTTTGATACTCCTGAGGGACTTGCCAAATGTATGGATAAGCTTGCTTAG
- the lspA gene encoding signal peptidase II — protein sequence MFFSIFLLLLVVGFDQLTKVWVVKSFQLYESLDVIPGFFSLTYLTNKGAAFGFLAGVTSVWRHYFFLILVSVALVLIVIAWFRMRNDHRFYGPALALIAGGAIGNAIDRIRLGAVVDFLDFYVAGHHWPAFNVADSAICVGVALFLLANFLEERQKKQIQV from the coding sequence TTGTTTTTCTCCATATTTCTCCTACTTCTGGTGGTTGGGTTTGATCAATTGACAAAAGTCTGGGTGGTTAAGAGCTTTCAGTTGTATGAATCGCTCGATGTCATTCCTGGTTTTTTCAGTCTCACCTATCTTACCAATAAAGGTGCAGCCTTCGGCTTTCTGGCAGGAGTGACTTCCGTCTGGCGGCATTATTTTTTTCTGATTCTCGTAAGTGTTGCCCTTGTGTTGATAGTGATTGCCTGGTTTCGAATGCGAAACGACCATCGTTTCTATGGTCCCGCTCTTGCTCTTATTGCCGGGGGGGCCATTGGGAACGCTATTGACCGCATTCGCCTGGGGGCAGTGGTTGATTTTCTTGATTTTTATGTGGCAGGCCATCACTGGCCTGCGTTTAATGTGGCTGATTCCGCAATTTGTGTGGGTGTGGCTCTTTTTCTACTGGCGAATTTTCTCGAAGAACGGCAGAAGAAACAAATACAGGTATAG